TACCCACCCGGTATGATGGGACTCGGGCTCACCGCAATGCTTGCTAGTTTTATGAGTGGTATGGCCGGTAACATCACTGCCTTTACGACAGTTTGGACATACGACATCTACCAAGCGTATATGCATAAAGACGCAAGCGACAAGCATTATATCTCAATGGGTCGTTGGGCTGTTCTTGGTGGTGTGGTCATCAGTATCGGAACCGCGTACTTTGCTGCAGGGTTCCCGAGCGTCATGGACTACATGCAAACCCTCTTCTCCTTCTTTAACGCGCCGCTGTTCGGTACGTTCCTCTTGGGAATGTTCTGGAAGAGAACGACAGCTTGGGGCGGATTCTGGGGTCTTATCTCCGGTATTGTCGGTGCATTTCTCTTGTATTACCTCGTACCGGCGCATGTGTTCTCGAGCCCAGATGCGGGCAACTTCTGGCGAGCATGGTGGGCATGGGTTATCACCGTCGTCATTACGGTCCTCGTAAGTTTGATCACAAAACGCAAGTCAGAGGAAGAACTGAAAGGAATTGTGTTTGGTCTCAGCAACCGGCCAAACTATACAGGTTTTCCTTGGTATAAACGCCCTGGGTACCTGGCCGCTATCGCATTTATCATTCTCGTTGTTCTAAACATCATATTCTGGTAAGCATGGATGGGGGTACGATAAAATGAATCGACTGACTGATTTACGCTTTCTCATTGGAATCCTGTTTTCCGTATATGGAGTGATTCTCGCAATTTATGGGCTTGCGAGTCATCCAAGCACGCAGACAGTCCAGTGGAATATTGACCTATGGTGGGGGCTTCTCAGTCTCGTATTCGGACTTGCGTTCATCGTCTGGTCGAACGTACCTGAGAAGGATGAAGACTGAGCATTATATATTGAAGAAGGAAATGGGTGAAGGTATGTACCGTACCCTCACCCCTTTCCAATTAACGTTCCTTTTAGAGCTTAAAGTCGGACAAATTCTGACGTAGGCTGTTTGCAATTTCTGATAGCTGACTGGACTCGTCATGAAGAGATTTAAGTAGATCAGACAATGTGAGTGTCATATCCGTTGTAGCCTCAGTACGTTCCCTCACCAAGGTCCTGATTTGTTCCATATTCGCCAACAATGGACCATTTTTTTCTTTGAATTCCTCCGGCAGTGCTGATTCCATTTGATCTAGGAAATAAATAAACTCATCCGCCGCGGCTCGCCCATCCGTTGTCTCCTTCATAGACATTGTGTACACTTTCCCCATCGTTTTACTAGCGTCGGATTCCAGTAGAACAGACAATCGTTGCGTTTTTTTAGCTTGCTCCCCAGTATCCGTTAATACCGCCTGTAATGTTTCCACCATTCGGTTCGTGCTTTCTGAGAGCTCGCTTAGTTCCCCGCCATTTTTCACGTCGCTTCGTACTGTAAAATCCTTGGTTTCCAGGAGCTTAATTTGAGACTTGATCTTTTGGATGTTTTCATAGATTCGATTAAAAAACCGAGCTGTCGTCATAAAGAGGGCAATCAAACCAACAAGACCGAAGAGAATCAGTATGATCGATAGACGATAAATCGGTTGACTCAATTTGTCATAGTTCAATGCCACATACAAGACTTGTCCATTGTCGATCGGAATGAACATCTTGTACACTTTACGACCATCTTCCCGTTTGGCATACGTTACTTCGTGAGGATCCGTTACCATGGCCTTGAGGAGATTTACGTCCTGCGAATCCTTATATGCATAACTGCCATAAACAACTTGTTTTCGAGGAGGATAGATTTTCGTCTCCAGGCTAGGATCGGCAAAAACTTGTGGATCTAAGACCGCCATCTCTTCGATGTCTGGGTTTGACTGTTTCATCTTTGCGATCCATTCATCCGGACCCACGGATTTGGTGAATTGATATATCTCATTCGCTTGAATATATGGATCGATGATATAAGAGCTGCCCGGCACATGGTAATATGCATATTTAAAGAAAGAAGGCTTATCCTGGTGAGAAGCTGACTGCGCGATTGGAAGTACGACAAGATTGGGCTCCGAATAGGTCGCTCCGGGCATGGCCACTTTGTCGCCACGAAGCAACGCTTCGCCGAGTGGTAGAAAGCCCACTTTCTTAAAACTGAATCCAACCTCTGCGGGATCAGTCGACTGGACACCGATAATATCGTTACCTTGTTGTGCAAATATGGTGACGCCTGCTAGTCCCAAATCATCACTGATGTTTTGAAGTTCACCCTTGGATATTCCATTTACTTGTTGTCCTTTTAATAGCAAGGCGATTTGTTTCGCGTACAAAGCCATTCTAAGATCAAATTGATGTTCCAAACTATCGGATGCCAACTTTGATGACCCTATACTCATCCGAATTCCTTGAGATACCAAATTAGCCTGATCGTTTATTTGACCAGTAACGTGTTGGTTCATAGAGTATATTTGAATGGCCCCTGATAACACTCCGATGACCAGCAATACGGACAACATGGTACGTAAGAAGTATGTGCGTAACGAGACATTAGATTTGAACATCACTGTACACCCCCGGTTTGAAAATGCGGTCCTCGTTATACCACTCGATAGCCAACTCCCTGATCTCTCGGAGCTTGTAATTGCAACAGTGCATTTCCTCTTCATATTCAATTAGTCGACTACCCTCTGGGAGCATTTCGTATAGATGGTAGATATCAGAACGCTTCACCATACGATCTCGCCCCCCATGAAAGAGGAATACAGGATTCCGATAGTGTAATTTTTCAAAATCAGGAAATGGGTCCTTATCATCACCGTGTATACAGTTCATGCGTTCATTGAAATAGTCAGGCATGGACATACGTTGTCTATCAAAGGCGGGACTGACTGCAACAGCTTTGGAGATATTAGGGTGACAACTCCCATAAATCACCCAGGATGCACCAAAACTCGTTCCAAATATGAATGCTGGAATCGTTGGAAAATGTTCTACAGTGTACTCGATTAGTTTGTTTACAAATTCTGACCAGTTCTTGTATGTTGCCTTTAATCCGTTGGTTACATAAGTTTCACCTTGACCAGGTCCATCAAAACTAATTGTGACATAGTGGGCATCAAGAAAATCTTTTTCATACGTAAACAATTCTTCCTTCGAAGAATCAATCGGGTTGATGATAATGACGCATCCCCTAGGCTCTGATGGTATTCGGATACGCCCTATACATTGATTGTCGTCAATATCCAATTTTACGTAGCGTGTCTCAATGTCTGAGAGCATGTCTGCTCGTCGGAACGCGTCCCTGCTCAAATGAAAAAGGTGTTGCTTTTGACTACATCGTTCTGGAAATATCCATTGAGCAAGGTTGTAATAAAGTCCTGCAGTTCGCAAGGTCAATTCTGCATCGCCCACCAACCCTTTGCGTTGGTGCGTTTCGGCCACCTCTATCTTTGCCTGTGCTAATTCACTCCAGTTGTTAATCTTCGAGACGTGCCAAGCGAGGGCGCAATGCGGCAAGTTCATTTTCATCAACGCCATGCTCTAGCCATCGTTCCCAAAATCCATCTATTAATGATGCTGTTCGAATCGTCCTTGCTATTGTCGTTGCAATCCTGTCACCCATACCGCAACTCATTCCTTATCCTGTTTCTCGTTAAACACAAGGATGATAGTCGACCCCTGTGGACTTGTTGACAGCACAACTTGATCACTCATTTTCATCATCAAGTTGAAGCCTTGCCCCAGTGATTTCTTAGTAGAATATCCAGCGAGCAAAGTAGTATTTGGCAGGTCAGGAATAGAAAAGCCCGGTCCTGTATCCTGAATGACCGCCCTCACGCTCTGTCCATCCTCAACCAATATCATTTTTCCGTACTCAGCGTGCTTCAAGATATTCGTAACAGCTTCGCTGATCACAAGTAGACGCCCCATGATGTTGGTGGGTTCGTATCCTAAGTCGAGAAACACTTGGTTGGCTCTTTCCCGACATTTCGTGATGTCCGTCCGCTCTTTTACCTCCACCTCCAGACGTATATTCCCTTGCATGTACGAGTCCACTTCCTGCTCGGTAATCAGTAGGAATTTTCTTTGAGTCGCGGCATAAATGACATCACGATACACTTGCCAAATCCGTCGGTCCCAATCATCGTCTTTCGCTCTGGTATCTGAAGCGGAGTCTGTACTGAGGCTACTAATGTTGTCGTCCTGAAGGATATGTTGTTGTGCCTCGGTCGGGGGTAGATGCACAGCACGGTATTCCGCTGCTACCTCTTCTAAGCATTTCTGCAGCCTCGGTGTAACCGTGTTGTCTGAACCGTCTATGAAGCGCTATTATCCCTGACGTCCCATCGAACCAAGTGATCAGCAAAATATAGGATGTGATCAACGTCATTTTCACGGCTTTTATTAGGCTGATATGAAAATGCCGTGTAAAACAGTAAATCCGTTTCCTCTGCTTCTAAAGTGAGGAGTTGACCAACGCGCCTAGCAATCCAACCAATTAATGCTCTCTGCTGAGCATCGTTTTTTGTGAAATGATTAGGAAGTGGTGGGAACACAACCCGTCTTTGGTTGTCATTAACCGCAGGGCGAAACATTTTATCCAGAAAATGCTTCACAGGACTCATCCCCCTTCTACAAGATTCCCAAAGGAGGCATGATCGTAATTTCATCTATAAAAGTTCCGTCATGCGCTGACAGTAGATAGACGATGTGACGTGCCAAGGTGCTTGTGGGCATCATGGATGATACATCTGGTTTCGGATCGATTCCATCCCAGAATGAACTATTTACAGCGCCCGGCAGAACAGCTGTCACCTGAACACCCTCAGAGCGAAGTTCCTGCTGTAAGACTCGAGTAAGTCCCAAGACACCGAACTTCGAAGCCGAGTACCCGCCTCCGCCTGGTAACGCGACCGTCCCAGCAATTGAAACAATATTTAAGATCTGTCCATGCCCCTGTTGAACCATCTGGGGACCGAAATACTTACAAGCGAGAAACGTTCCCTTGAGATTAACGGAAATCATTTCATCGAAATCTGCGGTAGGTAAATCTAAGAGACTGGCGAATGTTCCAATTCCAGCACTATTGATGAGTACATCAACTGTACCAAATTCATTTATAGCTACATCAGCGAAATTGCGGACTGATCCTTCGTCCGTGACGTCCAAGTATACTGGCAAGGCGCGGCCGCCTACTGCTTCAACTCTTGTTGCCAGCTTGGCTAGGCCGATTTCATTGCGACTGCCAAGGATGAGGTTTGCTCCTAATGTCCCTAGTAAATCAGCCGTTTCTCTTCCAATGCCTCTGCTAGCACCCGTGATGGCGATGGTTTTCCCCTTCAATGAGCCAAATTGAATCATGAGGCTTTTACTCCTTTAGCTGGCCGTAGTACTCAAAGTAATTCTTCTCAGTTTCCCAAAGCCCGATTTTATATAGATTTGGAATGTGATCACGAAGCATGTTCCATATGACCATTGCAACCACCTCAGAAGTTGGATTTAGATCCGCAAACTCGTCAGTATCTAAGTTGAGGTGTTTATGATCGAACTTCTCCATGACGATTCATTCAACCACTTCATCCAAGTCTGCTAAGTTAACAACCATACCGGTAACTGGATCTAACTCGCCACTTACCGTTACCTCGAGAC
This is a stretch of genomic DNA from Alicyclobacillus dauci. It encodes these proteins:
- a CDS encoding methyl-accepting chemotaxis protein, producing the protein MFKSNVSLRTYFLRTMLSVLLVIGVLSGAIQIYSMNQHVTGQINDQANLVSQGIRMSIGSSKLASDSLEHQFDLRMALYAKQIALLLKGQQVNGISKGELQNISDDLGLAGVTIFAQQGNDIIGVQSTDPAEVGFSFKKVGFLPLGEALLRGDKVAMPGATYSEPNLVVLPIAQSASHQDKPSFFKYAYYHVPGSSYIIDPYIQANEIYQFTKSVGPDEWIAKMKQSNPDIEEMAVLDPQVFADPSLETKIYPPRKQVVYGSYAYKDSQDVNLLKAMVTDPHEVTYAKREDGRKVYKMFIPIDNGQVLYVALNYDKLSQPIYRLSIILILFGLVGLIALFMTTARFFNRIYENIQKIKSQIKLLETKDFTVRSDVKNGGELSELSESTNRMVETLQAVLTDTGEQAKKTQRLSVLLESDASKTMGKVYTMSMKETTDGRAAADEFIYFLDQMESALPEEFKEKNGPLLANMEQIRTLVRERTEATTDMTLTLSDLLKSLHDESSQLSEIANSLRQNLSDFKL
- a CDS encoding alpha/beta hydrolase, encoding MKMNLPHCALAWHVSKINNWSELAQAKIEVAETHQRKGLVGDAELTLRTAGLYYNLAQWIFPERCSQKQHLFHLSRDAFRRADMLSDIETRYVKLDIDDNQCIGRIRIPSEPRGCVIIINPIDSSKEELFTYEKDFLDAHYVTISFDGPGQGETYVTNGLKATYKNWSEFVNKLIEYTVEHFPTIPAFIFGTSFGASWVIYGSCHPNISKAVAVSPAFDRQRMSMPDYFNERMNCIHGDDKDPFPDFEKLHYRNPVFLFHGGRDRMVKRSDIYHLYEMLPEGSRLIEYEEEMHCCNYKLREIRELAIEWYNEDRIFKPGVYSDVQI
- a CDS encoding ATP-binding protein encodes the protein MHLPPTEAQQHILQDDNISSLSTDSASDTRAKDDDWDRRIWQVYRDVIYAATQRKFLLITEQEVDSYMQGNIRLEVEVKERTDITKCRERANQVFLDLGYEPTNIMGRLLVISEAVTNILKHAEYGKMILVEDGQSVRAVIQDTGPGFSIPDLPNTTLLAGYSTKKSLGQGFNLMMKMSDQVVLSTSPQGSTIILVFNEKQDKE
- a CDS encoding SDR family oxidoreductase encodes the protein MIQFGSLKGKTIAITGASRGIGRETADLLGTLGANLILGSRNEIGLAKLATRVEAVGGRALPVYLDVTDEGSVRNFADVAINEFGTVDVLINSAGIGTFASLLDLPTADFDEMISVNLKGTFLACKYFGPQMVQQGHGQILNIVSIAGTVALPGGGGYSASKFGVLGLTRVLQQELRSEGVQVTAVLPGAVNSSFWDGIDPKPDVSSMMPTSTLARHIVYLLSAHDGTFIDEITIMPPLGIL